Proteins found in one Maridesulfovibrio sp. genomic segment:
- a CDS encoding DUF401 family protein, with protein sequence MEIFHNFLPLFKVLFVFICMLAGIRLKLGVGPSILLGGGVLALLTSMGVPEVIEVGIQALLDEQTIFLALIVALIMILSGLLERTGQAGRIMESLSGYLRSPRLRLVFFPALIGLLPMPGGAIFSAPMIQEAAEGLDVSGRDKVVINYWFRHVWELSWPLYPGMILAASLCGMGIFKYLSYTFPGTLACIGLGYFFYLRPSVLPLRETVGESGFSANKRDFKKVIKEGLPLIVAIVGAFFFETLLSLIFTGVPFEIGIVLALLGAIFCSMFANVGSMQIIRNVLFEKRFLNMIFMILCVFVFKDILGSSGVVSELSRVAGGEAALIAAAMFIPFLVGFIAGITMAFVGAAMPLVVGLVQAAGLQDQLPAWAVLCMFCGFSGIMASPLHICFLLTCEYFKVDMVVAWKKVVIPSLMLMLLGVAYFLVLL encoded by the coding sequence ATGGAAATTTTTCATAACTTTCTTCCTCTTTTTAAAGTTCTATTCGTATTTATCTGCATGCTGGCCGGTATCAGGCTCAAACTCGGAGTGGGACCGTCTATTCTGCTCGGGGGAGGAGTTCTGGCTCTTCTAACTTCCATGGGCGTCCCGGAGGTTATCGAAGTCGGAATTCAGGCTCTGCTGGATGAGCAGACAATTTTTCTGGCTTTGATAGTGGCTTTGATCATGATTCTGTCCGGCCTGCTGGAGCGAACAGGGCAGGCAGGAAGAATAATGGAGTCACTGTCCGGATATCTCAGAAGCCCCCGCTTACGGCTTGTGTTCTTTCCGGCACTTATCGGTCTGCTGCCCATGCCCGGCGGGGCCATCTTTTCCGCGCCAATGATTCAGGAAGCCGCAGAAGGACTCGATGTGAGCGGTCGTGACAAGGTGGTCATAAATTACTGGTTTCGGCATGTATGGGAGCTTTCATGGCCTCTTTACCCGGGCATGATACTCGCTGCCTCTTTGTGCGGAATGGGTATCTTTAAGTATCTCAGCTATACTTTTCCGGGCACGCTTGCCTGTATAGGACTCGGATATTTTTTCTATCTGCGGCCTTCGGTGCTGCCTTTGCGCGAAACCGTTGGTGAGTCCGGTTTTTCCGCGAATAAGCGTGATTTCAAAAAAGTGATTAAGGAAGGACTGCCGCTTATTGTAGCCATTGTAGGCGCATTCTTTTTTGAAACACTGCTTAGTTTAATTTTCACGGGAGTTCCTTTTGAGATCGGGATTGTTCTGGCTTTGCTGGGAGCTATTTTTTGCTCCATGTTCGCTAATGTCGGTTCAATGCAGATTATCCGGAATGTGCTTTTTGAAAAACGGTTCCTGAACATGATTTTCATGATTCTTTGTGTTTTTGTGTTCAAGGATATTCTTGGCTCAAGTGGTGTGGTGAGCGAACTGTCCCGTGTGGCAGGAGGCGAGGCCGCACTTATTGCCGCGGCCATGTTTATACCCTTTCTGGTCGGTTTTATCGCCGGGATTACCATGGCCTTTGTCGGTGCTGCTATGCCGCTGGTGGTTGGACTTGTACAGGCTGCCGGACTGCAGGATCAACTTCCGGCATGGGCTGTGCTCTGTATGTTCTGCGGCTTTTCCGGAATAATGGCCTCACCTCTTCATATCTGTTTTTTACTGACCTGCGAGTATTTCAAGGTGGATATGGTGGTGGCGTGGAAAAAGGTTGTCATTCCCAGTTTGATGCTTATGTTGCTCGGAGTGGCGTACTTTCTTGTTTTATTGTAG
- a CDS encoding HD domain-containing phosphohydrolase, producing the protein MDNSELTILVIDDEDFVRETISDYLSDSGFNTIDARDGEEGIEIFKRENPDAILVDLNMPKVDGFGVIEQVTSDSPDTPIIVVSGAGLIQDAIKAVRLGAWDFVTKPIVDLSILEHVLGQGLERAGLIKENRRYKEHLEAEVEKRTRALRHEVKVRREAQDALMAIQDEVIETQKEVILTLGEVVETRSNETANHVRRVAEFSYILARRYGLSEEESELLRLASPMHDVGKIGIPDTVLNKPGKLTPEEFDLIKTHTTIGHDILKHSERPIFKAAAIVAYEHHEWWNGKGYPRGLSGEEINVYGRIIGIVDVFDALCSDRIYKKAWPLEKIRDYFAESKGKQFDPHLTDLFFANMDEILELRRTFPDG; encoded by the coding sequence TTGGATAATTCTGAATTAACCATCCTCGTTATTGATGATGAAGATTTTGTAAGGGAAACAATCAGCGACTATCTCAGCGATTCCGGGTTTAATACCATTGATGCCCGTGACGGAGAGGAAGGGATTGAGATTTTTAAGCGGGAAAATCCCGATGCGATTTTGGTAGATCTTAATATGCCCAAGGTTGACGGGTTCGGGGTTATTGAGCAGGTAACCAGCGACAGTCCCGATACCCCTATAATTGTTGTTTCCGGTGCCGGGCTCATTCAGGACGCCATCAAAGCGGTCCGTCTTGGTGCTTGGGACTTCGTTACCAAGCCCATTGTTGATCTTAGCATTCTGGAGCATGTCCTCGGCCAGGGGCTTGAGCGGGCCGGCTTGATTAAAGAAAACCGCCGCTACAAGGAACATCTTGAAGCCGAGGTGGAAAAAAGGACCAGAGCTCTGCGCCATGAGGTTAAAGTCAGGCGCGAGGCTCAGGATGCTCTGATGGCTATACAGGACGAGGTGATTGAAACTCAGAAGGAAGTCATCCTCACTCTTGGCGAAGTGGTCGAAACACGTTCCAATGAAACTGCAAACCATGTGCGCAGAGTGGCCGAATTCTCTTACATACTGGCCCGCCGTTACGGATTGTCCGAAGAGGAATCAGAGCTGTTGCGTCTCGCATCACCCATGCATGATGTCGGCAAGATAGGTATCCCGGACACCGTTTTAAACAAGCCCGGCAAGCTGACTCCTGAAGAATTTGATCTGATCAAGACCCACACAACAATCGGGCATGATATTTTAAAGCATTCCGAGCGCCCTATTTTCAAGGCCGCGGCAATAGTTGCTTATGAGCACCATGAATGGTGGAATGGAAAAGGCTACCCCCGCGGTCTTTCCGGTGAAGAAATAAATGTTTACGGGCGGATAATAGGTATTGTTGACGTCTTTGACGCTCTGTGCAGTGACCGGATTTATAAGAAGGCATGGCCCCTTGAAAAAATTAGGGATTATTTTGCAGAGAGTAAGGGTAAACAGTTCGATCCGCATCTGACCGATTTGTTTTTTGCTAATATGGATGAAATTCTTGAATTACGGCGAACTTTTCCCGACGGTTAG
- a CDS encoding ABC transporter substrate-binding protein, whose protein sequence is MRLYFVICLLGMLLFPAHGFAGDKIIRVGVLYNLTGNMAAIDRPGLLGMEMAKEIINSGGGILGRKLSLVISDCRSDLDSAAMASEALAGQKNMVAVIGLNDTDYVMAAAPAVTAKDIIFITAGATMQNLPYMYGKYFFMTAFGDNMQARAVAKFAKRRLNTSSCFVGTDISNEFTKVLAKYFKRRYRKYGGTIADEVWYNSGAAKYPLPKGSEDKTDLIFMSSVPPDAPKYITEVRKAGFDQPIVSGDGFDTPGLHDIPAEYAHSIYFATHVAYDNPAPMVQEFVDSYEHMFGNGPESGFAALGYDTVMLLANAIEKAGVDDPEKVRESLSKTKGFKGVTGDFYFPEGLRTPMKSVDIVKYENGTFSFVEQVSPN, encoded by the coding sequence ATGCGGTTGTATTTTGTGATTTGCCTGCTGGGCATGCTTCTCTTTCCGGCGCATGGTTTTGCCGGGGATAAGATAATCCGGGTAGGGGTGCTCTACAATCTGACCGGTAATATGGCCGCCATTGATCGGCCCGGACTTCTCGGTATGGAAATGGCCAAGGAGATTATCAATTCCGGCGGGGGGATTCTGGGCCGCAAATTGAGTCTTGTTATTTCAGACTGCCGTTCCGATCTTGATTCCGCCGCAATGGCTTCCGAAGCGCTGGCCGGGCAGAAGAATATGGTGGCGGTGATCGGCCTGAACGATACTGATTACGTAATGGCCGCGGCCCCCGCTGTCACGGCAAAAGATATCATCTTTATCACAGCCGGAGCTACCATGCAGAACCTGCCTTACATGTATGGTAAATATTTTTTTATGACTGCCTTCGGGGATAACATGCAGGCCCGCGCCGTTGCAAAGTTTGCCAAGCGCAGGCTCAATACTTCCAGCTGTTTTGTGGGTACGGATATCTCCAACGAGTTCACTAAGGTCCTTGCCAAGTATTTCAAGCGTCGTTACCGCAAATATGGAGGAACCATCGCAGATGAAGTCTGGTATAATTCCGGTGCTGCGAAATATCCCCTGCCGAAAGGTAGTGAAGATAAAACCGACTTGATTTTTATGTCTTCCGTTCCGCCCGATGCCCCCAAGTATATAACCGAGGTTCGCAAAGCCGGCTTTGATCAGCCTATTGTTTCCGGAGACGGTTTTGACACACCGGGACTGCATGATATCCCTGCTGAATATGCGCATTCCATTTATTTTGCCACCCACGTGGCTTATGATAATCCGGCACCCATGGTGCAGGAATTTGTGGACAGCTATGAGCATATGTTTGGTAACGGTCCGGAATCAGGATTCGCTGCTCTCGGGTATGATACGGTAATGCTGCTGGCTAACGCTATTGAAAAGGCTGGGGTGGATGATCCTGAAAAGGTGCGTGAATCCTTATCCAAAACGAAAGGATTCAAGGGCGTTACCGGAGATTTTTATTTCCCTGAGGGACTCAGGACTCCTATGAAAAGTGTGGATATTGTCAAATATGAGAACGGCACCTTTTCTTTTGTGGAACAGGTCAGCCCTAATTAA
- a CDS encoding PAS domain-containing protein, translated as MESLQFIAQGYPGIVVGVDKNRQVVFVGGEKASALTGQLTVGEYLDTSTSGSLLKGLDGYVKKIMETSPSPVENLELESPVEVIIWRGVYDDGFGLIVLKGDIHSRSSYSPVTEMECEKEKILSTLLGNIPGMAYRCRNDVNWTMYFASEGCFELTGYHPESLIENRDISYADLILPQYQAHVWECVQEAVQDREPFEIIYKIRTASGEEKWVWEKGVDTRSEDGVILEGFVTDVTPLMEAEQALHQSEERYRLMAEKTGQMVYDLSIDSGKIVWSGAVHEITGYEDHEFQSVDLKGWEAKIHLDDRDEVLGELNDCIREGRPFVSVYRFKRKNGSYLYVEDEGSFLKNSSGVPIRMVGVLRDYSHKMKIQELMIQTEKMTTVASISAGMAHEINNPLGIITQSAQNIERRLSLDLPGNIEVACKVGVPLEAVRSYLGERKILSMVEDIKEAGARAAKVILNMLNFTSKSGGKKSYCSVPDIVERIIEIADKDFCHEEGCDFRKINFVKEFEEGLPHVFCFPSELEQVLLNLVRNSTQSVIDAGVEGSSPEIVIRSFSDNAYLTIEVEDNGPGMDRYTRKKAFEPFFSTRPEGGGGLGLSVAYFIITRNHGGMIRIDSEPGKGTKFTIQLPRGAVSEIFSQGLV; from the coding sequence ATGGAGAGTCTTCAGTTTATTGCTCAGGGTTACCCCGGTATAGTCGTTGGCGTTGATAAAAACAGGCAAGTTGTTTTTGTGGGCGGTGAAAAGGCTTCGGCTCTTACCGGGCAACTGACTGTCGGGGAATATCTGGACACTTCCACTTCCGGTTCTCTGCTGAAGGGGCTGGACGGATATGTGAAGAAGATAATGGAAACGTCCCCCAGTCCCGTGGAAAACCTTGAGTTGGAATCACCTGTTGAGGTTATTATCTGGCGAGGGGTATATGATGACGGTTTCGGGCTGATTGTTCTAAAGGGGGATATCCATTCACGGAGCTCCTATTCTCCAGTGACGGAAATGGAGTGTGAAAAAGAAAAAATTCTATCAACGTTGCTCGGAAATATTCCGGGAATGGCTTACCGCTGCCGTAATGATGTGAATTGGACCATGTATTTTGCCAGTGAAGGCTGCTTTGAGCTGACCGGATACCATCCTGAATCGCTGATTGAAAACCGTGATATCTCCTATGCCGATCTTATTTTGCCCCAATATCAGGCGCATGTCTGGGAGTGTGTTCAGGAGGCGGTGCAGGATCGTGAACCATTTGAAATCATTTATAAGATCAGGACCGCTTCGGGAGAGGAAAAGTGGGTCTGGGAAAAGGGCGTGGATACCCGCAGCGAAGACGGAGTAATTCTAGAAGGATTTGTCACTGATGTGACCCCACTCATGGAAGCTGAGCAGGCCTTGCATCAAAGTGAGGAGCGTTACCGGCTGATGGCGGAAAAGACCGGCCAAATGGTATATGATTTGTCTATCGATAGCGGTAAAATAGTATGGTCCGGGGCCGTTCATGAAATTACCGGTTATGAGGATCATGAATTTCAATCCGTGGACCTCAAAGGATGGGAAGCCAAAATTCATCTTGATGACAGGGATGAAGTGCTCGGTGAATTGAATGACTGTATTCGTGAAGGACGCCCCTTTGTCTCTGTATACAGATTCAAGCGTAAAAACGGCAGTTATCTTTACGTTGAGGATGAGGGAAGCTTTTTAAAAAACAGCAGTGGAGTTCCGATCCGTATGGTTGGGGTTCTGCGTGACTATTCCCATAAGATGAAGATTCAGGAATTGATGATACAGACTGAGAAAATGACCACTGTAGCCAGCATTTCCGCGGGAATGGCGCATGAAATAAATAATCCTCTTGGAATAATAACTCAGTCGGCCCAGAATATTGAACGCAGGCTTTCACTTGATCTTCCCGGAAACATTGAGGTTGCCTGTAAAGTCGGAGTCCCCCTTGAAGCGGTGCGCAGCTATCTTGGTGAACGTAAAATTCTGAGCATGGTGGAGGATATCAAAGAGGCCGGTGCCCGTGCCGCAAAAGTGATTCTGAATATGTTAAATTTCACAAGCAAATCAGGAGGTAAAAAAAGTTACTGTTCTGTACCTGATATTGTCGAACGGATCATTGAAATTGCGGACAAGGATTTTTGCCACGAAGAAGGATGTGATTTCCGCAAGATCAATTTTGTGAAGGAATTTGAAGAGGGGTTGCCCCATGTGTTTTGCTTTCCGAGTGAGTTGGAGCAGGTGCTGCTGAATCTTGTGCGCAATTCAACACAGTCCGTGATTGATGCCGGAGTGGAGGGAAGCTCTCCGGAAATAGTGATCCGGTCTTTCAGTGACAATGCCTACCTGACCATAGAAGTGGAGGATAACGGACCGGGAATGGACAGATATACCCGCAAAAAGGCCTTTGAACCTTTTTTCAGTACTAGACCGGAAGGTGGCGGGGGATTAGGATTGTCCGTGGCTTACTTTATAATTACCCGCAATCACGGTGGCATGATAAGGATTGATTCCGAGCCGGGGAAAGGTACTAAATTTACAATTCAGCTGCCTCGCGGGGCTGTTTCGGAGATATTCTCCCAAGGGTTGGTTTAG
- a CDS encoding asparaginase has product MASNNISGEIVLIFTGGTIGMSENAEAGGVVPDDNFTKLLNEVTPDGHDIKIRPVLWSDIPSPHMCPERMLKLANDVETFLSEEEVLGTVILHGTDLMAETAYVLDLTVRSPKPVILTGSMRYFNEAGYDGIRNLVDAVRTCLLPPPQGTDVIIQMADKLFTAKNAIKSSSLNVDPFIGQNTGRLGFIAGESVILTRAKSGRRPRLSFPVTAMEDKVHLVGCHPGMNSSILESLLENGAKGIVLEGFGAGNTPPGIVPGIEKCIESGIPVVLCTRCVEGGVWPIYAYPGGAANLKQKGVIIAGALSALKATLLLQLLLGSGCSRDEIKKIFTEESV; this is encoded by the coding sequence ATGGCTTCAAATAATATTTCAGGCGAAATCGTCCTCATCTTCACAGGCGGAACCATCGGCATGAGCGAAAATGCTGAAGCCGGAGGAGTGGTCCCGGATGACAATTTCACCAAACTTCTTAATGAAGTAACCCCCGACGGACATGATATAAAAATCAGGCCCGTCCTCTGGTCGGATATTCCCAGCCCGCACATGTGCCCGGAAAGGATGCTAAAGCTGGCTAATGATGTGGAAACTTTTCTCAGCGAAGAAGAGGTATTGGGTACGGTAATCCTGCACGGAACAGACCTCATGGCCGAAACAGCATACGTGCTGGACCTGACCGTGCGCTCACCCAAACCGGTCATCCTTACCGGATCGATGCGCTATTTCAATGAAGCCGGGTATGACGGCATACGCAACCTTGTGGACGCCGTCCGCACCTGCCTCCTGCCTCCGCCGCAGGGAACCGATGTCATCATTCAGATGGCCGACAAACTTTTCACGGCCAAGAATGCCATCAAATCCAGCTCCCTGAATGTTGACCCCTTCATCGGTCAGAATACAGGACGCCTCGGTTTTATCGCCGGTGAATCGGTAATCCTGACCCGTGCAAAATCAGGCCGCAGACCGCGCCTGTCTTTTCCTGTCACAGCCATGGAAGATAAAGTTCATCTGGTGGGCTGCCATCCAGGCATGAATTCATCCATATTGGAAAGTCTACTTGAGAATGGTGCGAAAGGAATCGTGCTGGAAGGTTTCGGAGCCGGAAATACCCCTCCCGGAATTGTCCCCGGAATTGAAAAATGCATAGAATCCGGAATCCCTGTAGTGCTCTGTACCCGCTGTGTTGAAGGCGGGGTCTGGCCCATCTACGCCTACCCCGGAGGAGCCGCCAATCTTAAACAGAAAGGGGTCATCATCGCCGGCGCCCTCTCAGCATTGAAAGCGACCCTGCTCCTGCAGCTGCTGCTGGGATCGGGATGCTCCCGCGATGAGATTAAAAAAATATTTACAGAAGAAAGCGTATAA
- a CDS encoding STAS domain-containing protein: MEIRVRRHGDTVVVSMGGRVDAYGAGELDRALKNVLDDEKLACMAFDMADVRYLSSAGIRSIVRTMKILRSRNGALAICALCLYCRNVLDTAGMTGSLNIFPTRSEAMGFLQSVHWERQALENWDSMETADSPIGRFRFVPGENSPADLKVIGSVADIYHSRIDESRIFSRGFSQTEYSIGVGGLGEVPEDYMKVLGSMITIGGTMGWLPTDGHDLADFLVPRNDTGSVLIRTPFNLTLSGAFNEYIMFDSSEKDGTTLDRLYRGLFLLSRRRRRDFKGVLGVAAWMQTSELLAGTMMRSPVREFAPENKRVITDPSNSGEWFKRDVLPRHRDVSCLTCGVGVDLSCDLSVYDQSGLYAAFYIDPATAGDRGHILNNHGAVFEQVHMPEKMVCLDKMIQEVSSKAEFKDMRKLRDNTRVTRAFLGVSYIQKLVRDSAGWRGTEMPVNRNIAEKRYREEAEFPLVPEKREAELSKFQRFLEAQQAKLGKQHN, from the coding sequence GTGGAAATAAGAGTGCGCAGACACGGGGATACTGTAGTTGTCAGTATGGGCGGAAGAGTGGATGCCTATGGCGCCGGGGAACTGGACAGGGCCTTGAAAAATGTCCTCGACGATGAAAAACTGGCTTGTATGGCTTTTGATATGGCTGATGTCCGTTATCTGAGCAGTGCCGGGATCCGATCCATTGTGCGGACTATGAAAATCCTGCGCAGCCGTAACGGGGCACTGGCTATCTGCGCTCTCTGCTTATATTGCCGCAACGTGCTTGATACAGCCGGAATGACTGGTTCACTGAATATTTTTCCCACCCGCAGTGAAGCCATGGGCTTTTTGCAGTCCGTGCACTGGGAGCGGCAGGCTCTTGAAAACTGGGATAGTATGGAAACAGCTGATTCACCCATCGGACGGTTCCGTTTTGTTCCCGGCGAAAACTCACCGGCAGACCTGAAAGTGATCGGATCTGTTGCCGATATATATCATTCCCGAATTGATGAATCCCGCATCTTTTCGCGTGGTTTTTCACAGACTGAGTATTCAATAGGTGTGGGAGGACTCGGCGAAGTTCCTGAAGATTATATGAAAGTGCTCGGCTCCATGATCACAATCGGAGGAACCATGGGGTGGCTGCCTACAGACGGGCATGACCTTGCTGATTTTTTGGTTCCGCGAAACGATACCGGGTCGGTGCTGATCCGTACTCCTTTTAATCTGACGCTTTCCGGTGCTTTCAATGAATACATAATGTTTGATTCCAGTGAGAAGGACGGCACTACGCTGGACCGCCTTTACCGTGGATTATTTTTGCTTTCCAGACGTCGCCGCCGGGATTTTAAAGGCGTGCTTGGTGTTGCCGCATGGATGCAGACAAGCGAGCTGCTGGCCGGAACCATGATGCGCTCTCCGGTACGCGAGTTTGCCCCGGAAAACAAAAGGGTGATCACCGATCCCTCCAACAGCGGGGAATGGTTCAAGCGCGATGTCTTACCCCGGCACCGGGATGTGAGCTGCCTGACCTGCGGGGTCGGGGTGGATCTTTCCTGTGATCTTTCGGTTTATGACCAGTCCGGTCTTTATGCCGCTTTTTATATTGATCCGGCTACGGCCGGGGATAGGGGCCATATCCTGAACAATCACGGGGCAGTTTTTGAGCAGGTACATATGCCGGAAAAAATGGTCTGCCTTGATAAAATGATTCAGGAAGTATCGTCTAAAGCTGAATTTAAGGATATGCGTAAATTGCGCGACAACACCCGCGTTACCCGTGCTTTTCTGGGAGTAAGCTATATTCAGAAATTGGTCCGGGACAGTGCGGGGTGGCGGGGAACGGAAATGCCGGTCAACCGGAACATAGCGGAAAAACGATATCGCGAAGAAGCTGAGTTTCCGCTTGTGCCTGAAAAACGTGAAGCTGAGTTGAGCAAATTTCAGAGATTTCTTGAAGCCCAGCAGGCCAAACTGGGAAAACAGCACAATTAA
- a CDS encoding 4Fe-4S binding protein: MKKRLNFEDDVAEKLHGKLIPTKEAIKLLKAMVISDEPAPGNPVCGDRNCIVLFESLCPTSEKTSSSMAEVCICAGEPYASRAINDNLGKSRRINEEEAIRILETKNAKGHVHYIYFKECESGKFYAICNCCQDCCATVGSEHGKGPKLIPAGYIAVVDPNKCIGCGQCMEYCPFGAMNLRDKRMRINPRKCMGCGVCTNKCRKEALRLARNKKHPAPLLVDKLKNK, from the coding sequence ATGAAAAAAAGGCTGAATTTTGAAGATGATGTTGCCGAAAAGTTACACGGCAAACTCATACCTACAAAAGAAGCGATCAAACTGCTTAAAGCAATGGTGATCAGCGATGAACCCGCGCCGGGAAATCCGGTGTGCGGCGATAGAAACTGCATTGTGCTTTTTGAATCTCTCTGCCCGACATCGGAAAAGACGTCCTCTTCCATGGCGGAAGTATGCATCTGCGCAGGCGAACCTTATGCTTCCCGCGCAATCAATGACAATCTGGGCAAATCCAGACGCATAAATGAAGAAGAAGCTATAAGAATTTTGGAAACAAAAAATGCGAAAGGTCATGTGCATTATATTTATTTCAAGGAATGCGAATCCGGAAAGTTCTACGCCATCTGCAACTGCTGTCAGGACTGCTGCGCCACTGTGGGAAGCGAACATGGCAAAGGTCCTAAACTGATTCCGGCCGGCTACATTGCCGTGGTGGACCCGAATAAATGTATCGGTTGCGGTCAGTGTATGGAATATTGCCCGTTTGGAGCCATGAATCTACGCGACAAGCGTATGCGCATCAATCCCAGAAAATGCATGGGCTGCGGTGTGTGCACCAACAAATGCCGCAAGGAAGCGTTGCGCCTTGCCCGCAATAAAAAACATCCTGCCCCTTTGCTGGTGGATAAACTTAAGAATAAATGA
- a CDS encoding leucyl aminopeptidase — MEFSIVREQASAWSADAVIFFAFKDADEHLSGFSSWMATEADWVAGSPALGDFSAELGSSSVIYGSRSSVQRVLVVGLGEEKDFGVEQFFQAVSSALRKCRELKFRTVGVPLIAFEGIALEEKLVHFVVAAIEGLYSFNEFKSKKDDLKELPETVRFLTEEEPPAYLEEMILRGQAVGLGMGYARDLVNLPPNVATPVYLAEEAKKLAKQYGFKFKAMKRKEIIDKGMGAYASVFRGSSDEPRMITLEYCPKDREGQKPLVLVGKGVTFDTGGISLKPTGFIEDMKCDMAGAAAIFGFFRAIGEIKPDLPVVGILPCADNMPDASSTRPGEVVTSFSGKTIEILNTDAEGRLLLCDALAYSAQFEPAAIIDLATLTGGCIVAFGWDVAAVMDNSAFMQNLVVESGMSVGERFWPMPLWDIYKEELKSEVADLKNIGSREGMTIHAGMFLKEFVPENTPWAHLDIAGPAWRKKKTPAGSAGGTGFGVRTLVEIAERIDLEDM; from the coding sequence ATGGAATTCAGCATAGTTAGAGAACAGGCCTCCGCATGGTCTGCGGATGCGGTTATTTTTTTTGCTTTCAAAGATGCGGACGAACATCTTTCCGGTTTTTCTTCATGGATGGCTACGGAAGCGGATTGGGTTGCCGGATCTCCTGCTCTAGGTGATTTCTCCGCTGAACTGGGCAGTTCTTCCGTCATTTACGGAAGTAGATCGTCCGTACAGCGGGTACTTGTTGTCGGGCTTGGTGAGGAAAAAGATTTCGGCGTGGAGCAATTTTTTCAGGCTGTAAGTTCAGCCCTGCGCAAATGTCGGGAGCTTAAATTTCGTACCGTAGGGGTGCCTTTAATTGCTTTTGAAGGCATCGCCCTTGAAGAGAAGCTGGTTCACTTCGTAGTCGCGGCTATTGAGGGACTGTATTCCTTTAATGAATTTAAATCCAAAAAGGATGACCTGAAAGAACTGCCGGAGACAGTACGTTTTTTGACCGAAGAAGAACCTCCAGCTTATCTTGAAGAAATGATTCTCAGGGGACAGGCAGTGGGACTGGGAATGGGGTACGCCCGCGATCTGGTCAATTTGCCGCCCAATGTTGCCACTCCTGTTTATCTTGCTGAAGAGGCCAAAAAACTTGCCAAGCAGTACGGGTTCAAATTCAAGGCCATGAAGCGCAAGGAGATCATCGATAAGGGCATGGGCGCTTATGCTTCTGTTTTTCGCGGCTCCAGTGATGAGCCCCGGATGATCACGCTTGAATATTGCCCTAAAGACCGTGAAGGGCAAAAACCGTTGGTTCTGGTAGGTAAGGGAGTTACCTTTGATACCGGGGGTATTTCCCTTAAACCCACCGGATTCATCGAAGATATGAAGTGCGATATGGCCGGGGCTGCTGCCATTTTCGGTTTTTTCCGGGCCATCGGTGAAATCAAACCTGATCTGCCTGTTGTGGGCATTCTGCCTTGTGCCGATAATATGCCGGATGCCTCTTCCACCCGTCCGGGAGAGGTGGTCACTTCATTTTCCGGCAAGACAATTGAGATTTTAAATACTGATGCCGAGGGACGTCTGCTGCTCTGCGATGCGCTTGCCTATTCCGCGCAGTTTGAACCGGCGGCGATTATCGACCTAGCCACCCTTACCGGGGGATGCATTGTTGCTTTCGGATGGGATGTGGCCGCGGTGATGGATAATTCCGCCTTTATGCAGAATCTGGTTGTTGAATCGGGTATGAGCGTAGGCGAAAGGTTCTGGCCTATGCCGCTCTGGGATATTTATAAGGAGGAGCTAAAGAGTGAAGTTGCCGATCTTAAAAATATCGGCTCCCGTGAAGGCATGACCATCCATGCCGGTATGTTCCTCAAAGAGTTTGTGCCCGAGAACACTCCATGGGCGCATCTGGATATCGCCGGACCGGCATGGCGTAAGAAAAAGACTCCGGCAGGATCAGCCGGGGGAACCGGGTTCGGAGTGCGTACGCTGGTGGAAATAGCGGAGCGCATCGATCTGGAAGATATGTAA
- a CDS encoding peptidylprolyl isomerase, with the protein MSNPMVLMETPEGEVLIELFEKEAPKTVENFLRYVDEGFYEGTLFHRVINNFMIQGGGFDFSMKEKDTFEPVENEADNGLKNEVGTLAMARTMDPHSATSQFFINVKDNGFLNHSGKNPQGWGYCVFGKVIDGMEAVEKIKKVKTGSYGPMDDVPVDPISIISMKRFED; encoded by the coding sequence ATGTCCAATCCCATGGTACTGATGGAAACACCTGAAGGTGAAGTCCTGATTGAACTTTTTGAAAAAGAAGCCCCCAAAACAGTAGAAAATTTTCTGCGCTACGTTGATGAAGGTTTTTATGAAGGAACTCTTTTTCACCGTGTTATCAATAACTTCATGATTCAGGGCGGCGGTTTCGACTTCTCCATGAAAGAGAAAGATACTTTTGAGCCGGTTGAGAATGAAGCTGACAACGGCCTTAAGAATGAAGTAGGAACTCTGGCCATGGCCCGTACTATGGACCCACACTCCGCAACTTCACAGTTTTTTATTAATGTGAAGGATAACGGTTTTCTTAATCACAGCGGCAAAAATCCTCAGGGTTGGGGCTACTGCGTATTCGGTAAAGTCATCGACGGCATGGAAGCTGTTGAAAAAATTAAGAAAGTAAAGACCGGTTCTTACGGACCCATGGATGATGTTCCGGTTGATCCTATCAGCATTATTTCCATGAAGCGTTTTGAAGATTAA